The following is a genomic window from Nguyenibacter vanlangensis.
CGAAGGCGGCGTGTATCTGGACCTGGATACGATCACCGTCGCGTCGTTCCGGCCGCTGCTGGGGGCCGCGCAGTTCGTCGGCACCGAATTCATCGTCTGGCCGCAGGCGGTGTGCGCCACACGCGACCGGCGCATCCGCGCGCGGCATACGGCGCTGGCCGTGCTGCGCAGGGTGCTGCGCACCATCCCGCTTGGCTGGAAACTTTTCCGGCGGGTTACGCATCTTTACTGCCGCGGGATGAACAACGCGGCGATGGGCGCACAGGCGGGCAGCCCGTTCTTTGCGACCTGCCTGCGGCACATGCTGGCGATGTCGCCGCAGGAGCGGGTACGGCCCTATGCGCTGGGGCCGCATCTGCTGGACGCGTTGGCGGCGTGCGGGGAAAGCGGCACGTTGACGGTGCATGACCCGGCAATCTTCTACCCGATGCCGCCCGAGATTTCCGAACATCTGTTCCGCCGCGGCCGGCATGTCCGCGCGCAGGACGTGCTGCAGCCCGGAACCTGCGTGGTGCATTGGTATGCATCGGTGCGCACCAAGCAGCGCGTCGCGCGGATTACCCCCCGATCGGTCCAAGCCGACCGGGAGCGGCAGCTATTCAGCGCGCTGGTGAGCATGGTTCTGGAAACCTTGCCCGACGAGGACTAGGCTTTTTCACTGAACACCGGTTCGACAGAAAAGCTCTATTGTCCTGATTCCGAAATTCGCAAGCGAATTTTAGAATCGAAAGGACAATAGAATCAATATTTTAGTGGCCTGCTGATCCGAGAAATTCTCATAAGAATTTCTCGGGCAGGACACTATGTTGTTATTTATCGAGCATCTTCACCCGTTCAAACGAGCATGCCGCCACCATCGACGACGAGCACCTGCCCGGTCGAAAAACCCTGTTCCATCAGGAAAAGATAGGCCTTGGCCAAATCGGCGGCTTCGCCGATCCGTCCGACGGGCAGGGCCTGGGCGGCGGCCTGATACATGGCCTGGCGCTGGGGGTCGGGCATGTCGCGCCAGAGCGGCGTGCGCACGAAGCCGGGCGAGACGATATTGACGCGCAGCGGCGCCAGTTCCACCGCCAGCGCGCGGGTCAGGCCCTCCATTGCCGCGCAGATGCTTGCCCCCAGGGTCCAACCCTGCTGAGGCGGGCGGGCGCCCGCGATGCCGGATGTCAAAACGATCGAACCGCCCGGCCGGATTGCGGACGCGGCAAATTTCGCGGCAGCCAGCGCGCCCCAATAACGGATTTCGAAGAAATCGCGTGCGCTGTCCAACGTGAGATCGGACAGCGTGCCGCACAACAATGTTTCGCCCGCGGTGTAGACGAGGTGGTCGAATGGCCCGATCCGGGTGAACAGGTCGCGGATCTGGTCCGCGCTGCGCAGGTCGGCGACGTGGCCCTGGGCGTTGGGCGGCAATTGCGCCAGCGTGGCCCGCACATTTTGCGGATTGTGCGATACGACCAGCGGCACGCCCCCGGCACGGGCCACATCCCGGGCGACGGCCTGTCCGATACCCGACGTGCCGCCCAGAATGACGACCTGCTTGTTCTCGAGAGTCATGTCCATGCTCCATCCCTATGACCGGATGACCCGGCAAAGGGAGGATCGCGCTGGACACAGCATGATTCGAGCGCAATCATGTCACTATAAGCATGACGGACAATCATGATGGACGCGCGGTTGCTGAGCGGAATCGGAACGATGATCGCGGTGGCGGAAACCGGAAACTTTGCCCGGGCTGCGGAAAGCCTGGGCTTGACCCCGTCGGGTGTCAGCCGGGCGATCGGGCGGCTGGAGCAGCGCCTGGGCGCGCGGCTGTTCAATCGCAATGCCCAGGCCACCGTCCTGACCGAAGCGGGGCGGCAGTTCGTGGCCGAGGTGACACCGCTGCTGGCCGGGATTGCCGATGCCGCGGCCCGGACCGGCGGCGAGACGCAGGCCGTGCGCGGTCGGTTGCGCGTGAATTGCGATTCCTGGTTTGCCAGCCTGATGCTGGCGCCGAAGCTGCAATCCTTTCTGGATGCCTATCCTGCGCTGACGCTGGATCTGGTCGTACGCGATACTCTGGGCGACCTGGTGTCGGACGGATTCGACGCCGCCATCCGATTCGGCGTGCCGCAGGCGCCGGGGCCGGTGACGCGCAGATTGCTGGAGACACGGATCCTGACCTGCGCCGCGCCGTCCTACCTGGCGCGGCATGGACGGCCGAACCACCCGTCGGCACTGGCCGATCCGGCGCATCATTGCCTGTTGTTCCGCGACCCGGCGACGGGACGGCCCTTCGACTGGGAATTCCATCGTGCCGGCGAAATCCTGAGGGTTTCCGTGCATGGACGGCTGGTGCTGAACGATGTGGCGACGTCGATCGCGGCCTGCATGGCCGGATTGGGCATTGCCCAGCCCATGGCGCTGGGCATCGACGCGGCGCTGCGCGACGGGCGGCTGGTCGAATTGTTTCCCGACTGGAACGGCGAATATTTTCCGCTGCATGCCTATTACCCGTCGCGCCATCTGCCGCCGGCCAAGGTACGGGCCTTTCTGGATTTCGTCCTGGCGGAGGTGGCGTAGCGGGTCAGGCCGGCGGCATGGTCAGGTCCAGCACCCAGGTTTCACCCTGGAGCGGCAGGCCGAACACGGTGTGGGGAGCGGTTTCCGTCAGGCGGAAGCCGTTTCGGGCATAGAGCCGGCGGGCGCCGTCCAGCACCGTGTGGGTCCAGAGGGTGAGCCGATCATAGCCGCAATCGCGCGCAAACGCGACGCAACGTGCGATCAGTTCGCCGCCGATGCCGCGGCCGCGGGCGAAGGGTTCGACATAGAGCAGCCGCAGCCGCGCAATGCCGCCGCCTTCGTCCGTCAGCATGACGGAACCGGCCGCGACGCCGTCCAGTTCGGCCACCCAGCATTGTTCGCGCCCCGGCTTGAAATCGCGCAGGAAGGCGGCGGCGGCGTCCAGCACCGCGACTTCGAGCCCCCTGCCCCAGCCATTTTCCTGCTGGTAGAGCAGTGCCTGCCGCGCCGCGATCTGTCCCAGATCGCCGGCGCGGAAGGGACGGATGGCGACCGCACCGCCCGAAGCCGGGTCCAGCCGCAGCCGGGCCAGGGCCAGGGATTGCGCCACATCCCGGCGGCCCCAGCCGTCCTGATCGGCCAGCATGGCGCGCGTGGCCTCGGCCTGGCGTTCGTCGACCGCCTGGAAGGCCGCCTGGCCGGCCGGAGAGAGCGAGAGCGGGCGGGCGCGCCCGTCGGTGCCGTCGCGGTGGCGGACGATCCAGCCGCGGGATTCGAACCGTGCCAGCATGCGGCTGACATGCGCGGGGTCCATGTCCAGAAGGCGGCGCAGATCGCTGGCCAGCACGCGGCCGGCCCGCGCGATTTCCAGCAGCATCCTGGCCTCACCCAGGGTCAGGTCGGTGCCGAGGAAGCGCGTATTCAGCGCCCCGACCCGATGGGTATAGAAACGGTTGAATGTCCGGACGGACGTAACGGTCTGATCCATGCCGACACCACAGCATGGATGATTGACGGCGTCAACAAATGCGATTGATATCGTCAACCATCTGGATGGCGCGCGTCGGCCGTGTCGGGGGGGGGGCCCGCGTCAGGGGGTCGGTGTCAGGGGGCTCGTGTCAGGGGGATGTTGAGTTGGGCCAGGCGGCCGACCCATTCCTCGTCCAGGCCGGAATCGGTAAAGACCCTGGACACCTGGTCCAGTTTTCCGACGCGATAGGTCGAGTGGCGGTTGAACTTGCTGCTGTCGGCCAGCAGATAGCGTTCGGTGGCGTGCTTCAGCATGGCCGCGTTCAGGCGGGCTTCGTCGCTGTCGGGGGTGGCGATCGTATTGTCGGGCTGCACCGCGCTGGCGCCCAGATAGAGCTGGTCGAACCACAGCCCGTCGATCACCTGTTCGGACAGGACGCCGACCACGCTGCGATTGCCCGCGCGCACGCGGCCGCCCAGCAGGATGACCTGCACCTGGTCCATGCCCATCAGCGCCTCGGCCACCGCGATATTGTTGGAGAACACCGTCAGCGGCATCGGATCGAGCCGCAGGCGGTGCGCCATCTGCAGCACGGTCGTGCCGGCATCGAAGAACACCGCCGAGCCGGGACGCAGTTGCGCGAAGGCGGCATCGGCGATCGCGCGCTTGTCTTCCAGACGCTGATGTTCACGCGCCTCGAAGGCGATTTCCATGCCGACCGTCTCGGCGATCGCGGCGCCGCCATGGGTGCGGATGATGACGCCCTGTTCTTCCAGCCGCTGGAGGTCGCGCCGGATCGTGGCCAGAGAGGCATCGACCTTTTCCGCCAGTTCGTGGATGCCGGTCATGCCGTTGAGATAGAGGTAGCGGCGAATCTGCGTCAGGCGGTCGGGGGGCACGATGTTTCTCCCATCGAACGAAGGATTTCACCCGATTTCACTGGAATCAATATTTTAGTGACCTGCTGATCCGAGAAATTCTCATAAGAATTTCTCGGGCAGGACACTAGGGCGTGCGGGCGCTGCCGGCAGGATGATGATGGCACGGCCGGAATCTAGACAGGCGCCGGAATGCGGTCAATGCGGCGGCGATGACCGGCACGGCAGGAGAGGAGACGATGTCCGTGGGGGGTGAACGATCCTATAACGTCATATTCATGATCGCATAGCGCAAATTTTTGGCGAATTTCGTGAAAGAATTTCGCTCTTCGATCCAATTTCAATCATAAACGATCATATTATTGAATTGATATGAGGGGTTTCGGCTCGGAATCATTGACGCATGCGGCGACGCCCGACGGCTGGAGGAGAGAACGTGCGGCACGATTCCGGGACGCCCTGCGTGCTGGCGCTGGACGGCGGCGGGTCCAAGACGCTGGTCCTTCTGGTCGGACGGGACGCCGCGGTGCTGGCGGTGCGCCAGGCCGGCGGATCCAACCCGTTCGACCGGCCGGACTGGCGGGCGGTGATGGCCGGATTGCTGGCCGGCCTGCCGGACGGGATCGAAGCGGCGGTCTTCGGCATGGCGGGCTATGGCGAAAGCCGCGACGCTGAATGCGCGGGGCGTATCGGCCCGCGCGGTGCCGGGCAATGAATGGACGCGGCGGCGGGGCGATTACGTCCCCGCCGCGATGAAGCCGCATGTCGTCGCCCTGTCGCGCAGCGGCGAGTCGACCGAGACGGTGGCAGCGGCCCGAGACCACCCGGGCGGCGGAGACGCTGCTGAACACGGCCGATCCGCACCTGAAGAGCGTGATCGCAGGACGGTCGCACTTCGTGTTCCTGGGGGCGGGGGCGCTGTACGGCGTGGCGCGTGAGGGCGCGCTGAAGCTGCGGGAAATGAGCCTGAGCCAGACCGAGGCGCATCATCCGCTGGAATATCGCCACGGCCCGGTCAGCCTGATCGACGAGCGGTCCTGCGTGATCGTGCTGTACCATCCGGACACGATCGCGGAGGAAGCGCTGGTCGCGCGTGAGGTGATGGCGAAGGGCGCGCGCGTGCTGGGCCTGGGCGGCCCGGGCACCGTGGAACTGCCCATTGCCGGGCCGGCCGACGTGCGGCCGCTGGTCTGCCTGCCGGTGCTGCAATTGCTGGGCGAATATGTGGCGCGGATGCGCGGGCTGGACACGCTGGCGCCGCGGCACCTGACCAAGGTCGTGACGATCGGCTGACCGGGCGCGGTAGAAGGAGGCGACCTGCAACTAGTGTCCTGCCCGAGAAATTCTTATGAGAATTTCTCGGACCGGCAGGCCACTAAAATATTGATTCTAGTGTCAGTGGTCTGGCGCTGGCGCTGCTGGTCATGGCATTCTGCGGCGGGGCGGTGATGCCGCAGCTTTATGTCCGGCTGAAGCCGGTGGCCGGGTTCCGGGGCGTGTTCGCGGCGGCGATGCCGCCGTCCTATCTTGCCATTCTTCTTTACGTTTACGGCCGCCATTTCGGGCGCGAGCGGCCGCCGACACCGGAGCGATGATGACCCAATTGCCGGAACTGGATGGCCAGATCGTCCTGCCCGAACGGATCCTGCCGGGGCGCATCGCCTTCGACCGCCGGATCCGTGCCCTCGCGGCGCGGCCGGACGCGCCGCGACGCTATATCCTGCCGGGCTTTATCGACGGGCACGTCCATGGCGGGGACGGCGCCGACACGATGGACGGGGTGGCGGCGATCCATCGCCTGTCGCGTTTCCATCTGGCGCACGGCACCACGACGATCCTGCCGACCACCATCACCCGCCCCTGGCCGGACGTGATGGACGCGCTGCGCGCGGTCGCCGACGTGTGCCGGACCGGCGTGACGGACGGACCCGCCATCCATGGCGCGCATCTGGAAGGGCCGTTCGTCAGTCCGCACAAGCTGGGCGCGCAGCCGCCCTTCGCCATCGCCCCCAGCCCCGACAAGGTGCGCGAGGCGGTGGAGACCGGCATCGTGCGCGTGGTGACGCTGGCGCCGGAGCTGGAGCATGCCGAAAGCGCCATGCAGACGTTCGCCGAGGCGGGCGTGCGGGTCAGCCTGGGTCATATGACGGCCGATTACGACCAGGCGGAGCGGGCCATCTGCACGATCTGCGCGGCGGGCGGCACGGTGGGGGCGACGCACCTGTTCAATGCCATGTCGCCCATCGAGGGGCGCAGGCCCGGCCCCGTCACGGCGCTGATGTGCAGCGACGTGGCCTATGCCGAGATGATCTTCGACACGCATCACGTCCACCCGGCCACGTTCCGCCTGGCATCGCGGATGATGGGCAGCCGGCTGCTGTTCGTGACCGATGCGATGCGCGGCGCGGGCCTGCCGGACGGGCCGAGCCAGTTGGGCGGGCAGGACGTGACGATCAGGGACGGGGTGGTACGGCTGCCGGGCGGATCGCTGGCGGGCAGCGTGCTGACCCTGGATGTCGCCCTGCGCAACGCGGTGGAAAGCGGCGGGATGTCGCTGCCGCGCGCGGCCGGACTGGTCAGCTTCAATGCGGCGCGTTACCTGGGCCTGCATGACCGGGGCGTGCTGGCGGTCGGGCGCCGGGCGGATTTCGTCGTGATGGACGAACGGCTGCGGGTGCAGGAGGTGTGGGTCGAAGGCAGGCGGGTGGTGTGACCGCGCTCGGCCCCCGGGCGTTCGCGCCGGGCCCGAGCGACGGGGGACCGATCGCCGGGGAGCCGATCGCCGGTCGCAGGGCTTGCGATGCAGCCCCTTACGGGGCGGCGTCGACCAGGGCGCGTATGCCGGGGACGATGGCGATCAGCAGACCGCCGGGGGGCAGCGGATTGGCGTCGGACGCGGTGAGATGGGCGCAGGATTCATAGGCCCGGTCCTGTACCGCGAATTGCCGTGCGGCTTCGGCCCGCCAGGCCTGGCCATGGCGCCCCGGTTCCATCGCCTCCAGCCCCAGCAGCGCCAGCGCCGCGAGTTGCCGCGACACCGGGCGGGCCGCCTGGAGGGCCGGCGTGGTGGCGATCCGGGCATAGGCCATGTCGTTGCCGGCATAGGCCATCAGGCGCGCGCGCAGGGTATCGGCCACTGCATGGTCGCCGGCGGCGTAGCGGGCGGCCAGGCCGTTGAAATCCATGGCCGCGAAACTGTCGGGGGCGGCGATGGCGGCCGGGGCCTTCAGCATGGCGTCGCCGCTGTGGGCGGCCAGGCGGTTCAGCCCGTAATTGCGCACCGGCACGGTCACCGAGGCCAGGACCGTCAGCGGCGTCACGTCGGCCGGCGTCAGCAGCGCGATCATCCGGTCGGTGTTGGTACCGGCGGCCAGGCCCGTGGCCTCCAGCTCGTGCTGTATGGCGGGCAGGCGGCGTTCCATGTCCGCGACGTCATGCACGCCGGCCGGGGACCAGAACCGTTCCGCGATGGCGGCCGAGCGGGGCCAGAGCCGCGCATCGACCATTTCGTCGGAAACGACCTCGCTCCAGAGCGGGGCCTCGCCGCCCAGCACCAGCGCCTGCTGCGCCGTGTCCAGCGGCGGCGCGTGGGGGTCGATGGTGAATGCGTCGACCAGAGCGCCCATTTTCGGCCGGGCCGCGATCGCGTCCTGCGGGGACAGGCCGTCGGCCTTGGGATCCATCGGATCGACCCGGTAATGCTGGGCCGAAGGGCGGAGCAGATCCAGGTAATAGCCGGAGGAGACCACGACCGGGTGGCCGGCGCGGGTGGCCGAAGCGATCCATTTCGAGCTGCGCCAGGCCTCGACCACCACGTTCTTGGGGATCGGGGCCTCGCTGACCTCGTCCCAGCCCATCATGATCTTGCCCTGGGCGGCCAGCACGTCCTGCACCTGGGCGGTGAAGGCGGCCTGCAGGGCGGGGGCGTCGGCGAAGCCGTGGGCCTTCATATAGGCCACGATCCTGGGATTGGCGGTCCATTGCCGGGACGAGACCTCGTCCCCGCCCGAATGGAAATAGCGGTCGGGAAAGAGGCGCCCCATTTCGGCATAGAGCGCGCGGGCGAAGCGCAAGGTCTGTGGCCGGGTGGGATCGAGGGCGGGATTGTTCAGGTTGATCGTCTTCGCGCAGCTTGCCGTCGTTTCGCCCGAGGCGGATTCGGTGGCGCAGGTCTGGTGCCATCCGGGGGTCAGCGGCACGGGCTGCTGGGCGGCAAGTTCGGGATAGGCTTCCAGAATCGCCAGCGTATGGCCTGGTATATCGAATTCGGGCACGATGCGGATGCCGCGATCGGCGGCATAGGCGACCACCGCGCGGATCTGCGCCTGGGTGTAATATTGATGATGGCCGCCGATCTGCTGCAATTTCGGGAACAGGCGGCTTTCGACCCTGAAGCCTGTGCCGTCGCTGAGATGCCAGTGCAGCACATTCAGCTTGGTCAGTTCCATCGCGTCGAGCTGACGCTCGATCGTGTCGACCGACATGAAATGGCGCGATACGTCGATCATGAGGCCGCGCCAGAGGAAGCGCGGCGCGTCGTCGATGCGGGCCATCGCCAGCGAAGCGCCGGCGGAAGAGAAGGACGCGGGCTGGACCAGTTGCAGCAGCGTGGCCAGGCCGTGGATGACCCCGGCGGGGCCGTCGGCCGCCAGCGATACGCCATCCGCCGCCACCGACAGGCGATAGGCTTCGCGCGCCCGCACCGAGAGCCATGCGGGATCGTGCCCGTAGCGGATATGCAGGATGGGCGTACCGGCGGGGGGCGTGCCGGCCAGGACGACGGCACTGCCGGACAGGGCCTGCAGGCGACGGGAGAAGCGGGCCAGGGCCCGCCGCAGCAGCGGCGTCGCCGGGGTCTGCCAGTCGACCGCGATCCCGCCCGCGATGGGGAGAGACTGGCCGGACACGCTGGCCGATTGCGGCATCGGCATCAGGGCCGGCTGGGCGCGGGCGGCGGTCGCGGCGAGCAGGCCGGCCCCCAGCAGGGCCGCGCGGCATGCCGCGCGCCGGACGGCATGGCGGGCGGTATGATGGGCGGCATGATGGGTGGGCACGATCCGAAGACGATCCGTTTCCATGGATGACCTTTTGTCCGGGAAGAAGGGGGCGCCGGGGCGGCGGGGTGCCGCGACCGGCCGGTAGGATGGTTTCGCCATCGGGCATGGACATACTGGCCCATGCGCCATGAATGACGAGATGGCACGGGACACGAAACGTTCTGGATTGTCACCATTCTGTAAGGGAGCGCGCATGTGCGCAAGAGGAAAGATCAGATATGATCGTATTTTATGCGTTAGATTGATTGAATAGCGCCATCCAGTCAGGTCGACCACATGCGCGCGGCGGGATTTCGGCCGATATTCGCGGAACGATCGACCAACGCACGCGGAATCCACGCCCATTTGGGCGGAAGAACATGATCATGTTCATGCTTGTGTATGATGGGGACGGGCAGAGCCCTGGGCGTGGCGCCGCTGCGCCAGAGTTCGATCGTCAGCGTTCGATCGCCAGCGCCACGCCCTGGCCGCCGCCGATGCACAGGGTGGCCAGTCCCTTGCCGGCGTTGCGACGGCGCATTTCATGCAGCAGCGTGACCACGATGCGGCAGCCCGAGGCGCCGATCGGGTGTCCCAGCGCGATGGCGCCGCCATTGACGTTGACCCGGGCGTCATCCCAGCCGAGTTCCTGGCCGACTGCCAGCGACTGCGCGGCGAAGGCCTCGTTCGCTTCGACCAGGTCGATATCGGCCAGGCGCCATCCGGCGCGGTCCAGGCAGCGCCTGGTGGCCGGCACCGGGCCGATGCCCATCATCGCCGGATCGACCGCGGCGCCGGCATAGGCCGCGATGCGGCCCAGCACCTCCAGCCCCATCGATTCGGCGCGATCGCGGTGCATCAGCAGGATTGCGGCGGCGCCGTCATTCAGGGTGGACGCGTTGCCGGCGGTGACGCTGCCGTCGGGGAGGAAGGCCGGGCGCAGGGCGGCCAGGCGCTGGGGCGTGGTGTCGGGACGGATCTGCTCGTCATGGTCGAAGCGCAGGTCCGCGCCTTTCTTCCGCGGCAGGGTCAGGGGCGCGATTTCATCGGCGAAGCGGCCGCCGGCGGCGGCGGCGGCGGCGCGCCGTTGCGAGCGGGCGGCGAAATCGTCCTGCGCCGCGCGCGAAATCGCGTATTGCCGGGCGATGTTTTCCGCCGTGACCCCCATGTGGCAATCGTTGAACGCATCCCACAGCCCGTCGCAGATCATGCTGTCGCGCAGTTGCGCATCGCCCATGCGCAGGCCCGCCCGTGCCTTGGGCAGGAGATGCGGCGCGAGGCTCATAGTCTCCATTCCGCCGGCGACGACGATCTCGGCATCCCGGCAGGCGATGGCCTGCGCCGCCAGGTGGATGGCCTTCATGCCCGATCCGCAGACCTTGTTGACGGTCATCGCCGGGACGGCGTGGGGCAGTCCCGCGCCGATCGCCGCCTGGCGCGCCGTGTTCTGCCCGGCGCCGGCGGTGAGCACGTGGCCCATGATGACCTCGTCGACCCGCGACGGGTCGAGCCGCGCGTCGCGCAAAACCGCGCCGATGACATGCGCTCCGAGCCCGGCGGCGGGGATTGCGGCCAGGGTGCCCAGGAAACTGCCGATCGCGGTGCGCCTGGCCGCGACGATGACGACATCCTGCATGCTTTTTCCTTCCGACCAGGCCATGTCTGGCGGGATCTTATGCGCGCCGTGGCGCGGATGGTCCATCGTTCCTGCGGCGGCGGCTTGATCCGGGACGGGCAAGATGGTCCAGTTCGGGCATCAATCGCGCCGGCGGGAGGCATGCATGACGAAATCGGCCCTGGTCCTGGGCGGCGGCATGGTGGGGGTGTGTACCGCCTGGCACCTGGCGCAGCGCGGGTTCGACGTGACCCTGATCGAGCGGGGCGAGCCGGGACGAGAGACGTCGTACGGCAATGCCGGGCTGATCCAGCGCGAGGCGGTCGAACCCTATGAGTTTCCGCATGACCTGGGGACCCTGCTGCGCGTCGCGGTGGGAATCGGCAACGACGTGGCGTGGCGGGCGCGCGACCTGCCCGCCATCGCCCCGCGCCTGCTGCGCTATTGGTGGCATTCCTTTCCGTCGCGCTATCGGGCGATCGCCCGGTCCTATGAGGCGATGATCCGCCATTGCCTGGACGAACACCAGCGGATGATCGCGGCGGCCGGCGCCGACAACCTGGTCGCGCGCAATGGGTGGAAGGCGCTGTACCGAACCGGCCGGGCTTTCGAGGTCGGGATAGGCGAGGCGCGCGACCGGGCGCAGCGCACGGGTATTCTGTCGGAGATTCTGGATGGCGCGGCGCTGGCCCGGGCGGAGCCGGTGCTGCTTCACCCCATGGCGGGCGCCATCCACTGGCGCGACCCGTGGAGCGTGAGCGACCCGGGCGAACTGGTCGGCCGCTATGCCGCCCTGCTGGAGGCGGCCGGCGGGCGTATCCTGCGCGGGGATGCGCGCAGCCTGACCCGGCACGCCGGCGGATGGCGGGTCGAAACCGCGCAGGGCCCGGTGGACGCGGCGCAGGCGGTCATTGCGTTGGGGCCGTGGTCGGATATGGTCGCGCGGACCCTGGGTTATCGGTTACCGCTGTTCGTCAAGCGCGGCTATCACCGGCATTTCGCGTGGCCGGGCGGGCTGGCCACCCCGGTGCTGGATACCGAGATGGGGATCGCGATGATCCCGATGGCGCGCGGATTGCGCGTGACCACCGGCGCGGAGTTCGCCCATCGGGACGCGCCGTCCGGCACGCGGCAGATGGCGCGCAGCGAGCAGATCGCCCGCGCCCTGCTGCCGCTGGGCGCGGCGGTGGAGGCGCAGCCCTGGCGGGGCGCGCGGCCCTGCATGCCGGACATGCTGCCGGTGATCGGGCCGGCCTGGGATCATCCGGGATTGTGGTTCCATTTCGGCCATGCGCATCAGGGCTTTACGCTGGGCCCCACGACCGGGCGGCTATGCGCCGAGATGATGAATGGGGAAACCCCGTTCATCGATCCGGCACCCTATAGCCCCGCGCGTTTCCGGCGGGCGT
Proteins encoded in this region:
- a CDS encoding FAD-binding oxidoreductase; translation: MTKSALVLGGGMVGVCTAWHLAQRGFDVTLIERGEPGRETSYGNAGLIQREAVEPYEFPHDLGTLLRVAVGIGNDVAWRARDLPAIAPRLLRYWWHSFPSRYRAIARSYEAMIRHCLDEHQRMIAAAGADNLVARNGWKALYRTGRAFEVGIGEARDRAQRTGILSEILDGAALARAEPVLLHPMAGAIHWRDPWSVSDPGELVGRYAALLEAAGGRILRGDARSLTRHAGGWRVETAQGPVDAAQAVIALGPWSDMVARTLGYRLPLFVKRGYHRHFAWPGGLATPVLDTEMGIAMIPMARGLRVTTGAEFAHRDAPSGTRQMARSEQIARALLPLGAAVEAQPWRGARPCMPDMLPVIGPAWDHPGLWFHFGHAHQGFTLGPTTGRLCAEMMNGETPFIDPAPYSPARFRRA
- a CDS encoding acetyl-CoA C-acetyltransferase; the encoded protein is MQDVVIVAARRTAIGSFLGTLAAIPAAGLGAHVIGAVLRDARLDPSRVDEVIMGHVLTAGAGQNTARQAAIGAGLPHAVPAMTVNKVCGSGMKAIHLAAQAIACRDAEIVVAGGMETMSLAPHLLPKARAGLRMGDAQLRDSMICDGLWDAFNDCHMGVTAENIARQYAISRAAQDDFAARSQRRAAAAAAGGRFADEIAPLTLPRKKGADLRFDHDEQIRPDTTPQRLAALRPAFLPDGSVTAGNASTLNDGAAAILLMHRDRAESMGLEVLGRIAAYAGAAVDPAMMGIGPVPATRRCLDRAGWRLADIDLVEANEAFAAQSLAVGQELGWDDARVNVNGGAIALGHPIGASGCRIVVTLLHEMRRRNAGKGLATLCIGGGQGVALAIER